The Geotrypetes seraphini chromosome 2, aGeoSer1.1, whole genome shotgun sequence genome contains the following window.
gaacttgtggaaattcactgcttactccttggaatcttgccaggtagtcgagacctgggttggccacagttggagacgggatactgggcttgatggacctcttgTTCTTAACTAGTCTCTGCCAAAAGCAATAATTTGCTTCTCTAGGGTTTCCCACTTGACATTTATCCAGTCACCCAGTCTAGTGCCATCTTCCAGCATATCGTCTGGCTGGCTGTTCGTTTCCACCAGCACTCTTTCCcatcacacacacactttctttcCAAAATTGATGCCACGTTACTGGGTCCTGCTGATTTCTTGACTGAATTCCCTGGGAGGGTTGGtattcacttacaatacaatttGTACCCAGCTAAAGTCTTCCGTAAGTTACCCTCCTTGCACCAGATTTCCAATGCCTATTAAATCTTCCTCTTCATTTCATGCTATATACTTTAAATTTTCCCCCATCTTAAGATTCTAGAGTTTGTGTAAGACATTTTCAAAGTTTGTTTGTATCTACAAGTGGCATAGCAGGTGGCAGAGATAGTTTGCAACATTGACTGCAGTTTGAGGGTGACTTTTGAACACCCCCCTTTAGGATTTGTGGGAGACATGGGGAGAGAATGGGAGTAGTTGCTACCACAAAGATGCAGCCTCTTAGTAGCAATTTGAAGAAAGAGAAGATGCCCAAGGTGAGCATTGGTTCTTCAGTAACACCTCTTCCTCCTGTCAAATCgcttgtaaagaaaaaaaaaatggagttaAGACCCAATTCATAACCAGAGAGGCATAGGTGCCAAAATTATCCAAGATTGCTAATCTACAAGAATCTCTCTTGCCTTATGACTTGTTCTTAAGACCTGCTAGAATACCAAAGTCACTAACAACCCCACCTGGCTTTTCTCTTCAGAGCTGCTGGAGAAAAGTAAACACCCGATGTAGATTTGCTCCTTTGATGTTCCCTAAGTGGAAGGATTCAGGCTGCCTGAGCTCAGATTTCTGCTATAGGCCAAACATCTCCACTGAAATGCTTACAGAGGAGCGAGATCCCACCACCTTCCACCATGATCTCAGATAAGATAGTGTGAAGTCATACACAAGTTTGAGAGATCACATGCCATTAAGGAATGAAGCTCATTTATGGCATGAGCAGCACTAACCCTCAGGAAGCATCATCTCCAGTAGACTAACACGATAGAAAGAACACAGAGGCAGAGGGCAGGTAAAGGATTGAAGGCTTTATTGCAGAATGAATTAAGCCTGTTGGCTCAGCCTTCAATTGGTCACTACCATGACATTCGTTTCACTTGCTGCTGGTATACTTGGTGACTGCCTTCGTGCCCTCCGACACCGCATGCTTGGCCAGCTCTCCTGGCAGTAGCAGACGCACCGCTGTCTGCACCTCCCGACTAGTGATGGTGGCTCGCTGGTTATACTGGGCCAGACGGGAGGCCTCTGTAGCAATGCGCTCAAAGACATCGTTCACAAAGGAATTCATGATACTCATGGCTTTGCTGGAGATGCCAGTGTCTGGATGAACCTAGAAGAAAGCCACAACAGCACTCAGGGCCATGGATTTACAAAGCTACTCTctcaagagagatggtggagtaGACTGACCTATGTGTCACACAAGGAAAGGCACCCAAGAGGGGAGCCCCCAGCTTCTTTCCCTGTGAAGCGAAGAGTATGTTCAACTCCATATGTGCGTAGGATGGAGTTAAGCCAGGTTAAGAGACCTGTGACCAGATTCCCACTGGGAATACTCCAACAAAACTGAAGTGGGTGTCCGAGacttaagaacagccttactgggcccatcaagcccagtagcccttcctACAACTGTTCCAAATAGGCACATGTCAGAGAGTATGAGGGGGTGGGGGTATAAAACCCCTCTCTGCCATCATcttgattagattataagctctgttAGGGAGGGATTTCCCCCTATACGTTTAATAGACAGCACTGTGTATATCTATATGTAGTAACCAGTTCCTCCAGCTCTACATAAATATGCCTTACACTGCGCTACAGGGTTTTGTGGCTACAGTGAGGTAAATACAGAGCTATACTTGGGTCCGCTTTATTCTACCCccaccagtggcatagccagacccAGTATTTTGGATAGGGCCCTTCTCCCTCATCCCCTCTCCATgacatattggggggggggggggaagaatataACCTTTGACACCTACCctgcatccaacatctctcctcttaacttcatagtCGCCTGGCATCTGCCTTCCCACCTCTGAACCCCATCTCTCTATAGTATACTTTAGAGGCATTCCTGGCACCAGCAGCGATTCATTTTTGCTGCCAGCACTGGTCCCAGCCCCCAGGTTTCCCTTTGCTAGAAAAacaacaggaagtgacatcaataaGTGGCCTATGGCAGAGGgaaacctggggggggggggggggtcagtgccaGCAGCAAAAGCAAATCACTTCTGGCACCAAGGATGCCTGTAAGATATGCCAGGGAGAGACAGGGATTCAGAGATAGGAGGGCAGATACCAGGAGGCCACAGAATTGAGAGAAGGCAGTGGACTGCTGTTGCACAGTGGGCCCGAGTCAAGAATAGTGGGCCTTTAGCGCCAACACTACCCCCACATCAGAGTATCAGAAACAGATAATACACAGTTCACTATTGCATTCATAAAATGTGCTGAATAGAGTTAAGGTACACCCCCTCCCTCCATAGAGCTTTAGTACTATTAATAGTGAAAAGTTCTTGGTCCATCCAAAAGAATGACTTGCATTTGGTTCAAGGTCAAAACATAGAACGTcctttctacaaattggcacttaactaaataagataacactttttggctacagaattgaggaagttggttgggctgagaacttttcagcattcccTCCTATACTCCCCTCCTCCTTTACCTGCTTCAGCACTTTATAGATGTAGACAGAGTaggtctctctcctcttcccttttCTCTTGGAGACTTTCTTCTCACCAacatttttcactttctttttccccGGTTCAACACTCATGGTAGCCAAAGAGAAAAGAAACCACCAACCACCTACTAGACTCACTGCAATAGGGAGGAAGGCTCTTCAGCTGAGTCTTATATCCCAAATCTAGGGCTGGGGAAGGTGTTAATTAGCACAAGGTGGGAAGGGGTTGAGCTTGCTGCAGTCCAGGTAAGCTATGGATACTGGATTGCTACTGCATAGCTTTCTCTCTGACCTAACTGGAGAGGGCTGTGAGTCAGAGCTTCTCAATTCTGTCCTTCATAAAATGTGCTGAATAGAGAGTTAaggaacacccccctccctctctataGAGCACGGGTCTCCAAAGTCCCAAtaggggttttcaggatttccccaatgaatatgcatgagatctatttgcatgcactgctttcaatgcatattcattggggaaatccagaaaacccgactggattccggccctcgaggagggactttgacacccctggaataGAGAGTTAaggaacacccccctccctctctataGAGCACGGGTctccaaagttcctccttgagggccgaatccagtaggggttttcaggatttccccaatgaatatgcatgagatctatgtgcatgcactgcttttaatgcatattcattggggaaatcctgaaaatctgactggattcggccctcatggagggactttggagacccctgctataaagcTTTAGGACTATTAAtggtgaaaagttctcggcccatcCAAAAGAATGACGTGCATTgtggctcaatcaatgatctgaaacaaggtcaaaacatagAAGTTactttctacaaattggcacttttATGGAGGACCCCAGgccagtcggttttcaggatagccctaatgaatgtgtatggagcagatttgcatgcctggcacctccattatatgcagatctctcccatgcatattcattagggctattctgaaaacccaactggcctgggcgtcctccaggacagggttgggaaccactgctctagtacagacattagatcagggatctcaaagtccttccttgagggccgcaatccagtcaggttttccccaatgaatatgcatctcatgcatattcattggggaaatcctgaaaatctgactggattgcggccctcaaggagggactttgagatccctgcattagatgtaagaacataagagctgcacCTACTGGTTCAGAgggaaagtccatcaagcccagtatcctgtttccaactgtggccaacccaggtcccaagtgcctgtaaatcaggggtctcaaattccctccttgagggccgcaatccagtcgggtattcaggatttccccaatgatatacatgagattattattattattattattattattattaggttcttatatcccgccatacccaaagagttctaggcggtttacattcgttacattaggatccggtctgagcccggatttacaaaaattttatcggaattgcaggtagcgcggaaggaggcacaggtttatcatagttgggttagaagataaaatggagggagtgggaaaccaggagagggggggagagggaggtgggggtggggggggggttggagtgtatgcggggagtaaggactaagggtcttgttcgcggaagaggtgtgttttgagaagttttctgaagtctaggtaggttggggcctctagcatcatttgggctagccaagggttcagcctagccgcctggaaggcgaaggttttgtcgatgaatcttttgagctggcatgattttatggaggggaaggtaaacaactggattctgcgggatttcttgttcgtgcaatacatattgaaatgtggggagaggtattttggtgagagaccaaatactgtcttgtaacagatgcaggcgaacttgaagaggactcgggattcgaagggtagccagtgcagttggtggtagaagggggtgatgtgttcccatttgttcaggccgaaaatgaggcggacagctgtgttttgaatcagttttagtcttctggtgattttctttgtggagcttaggtaaatgatattgcaatagtccagtatgctgaggatagaggattgaactaatagtcgaaatgcagtgtcatcgaagtatttctttatggtacggagtttccagagtgctgaaaggcctttcttgacaatgaggtcggtgtgattttctagggatagatgtttgtcaagcgtgactcctagtatttttaatgtttgttcgagtgggaaaaccaatcctttcacctggattgtggtgtctttgattttgtctttgggggtggctagaaagaattttgttttgtctgggttgagctttagtttgaaggagagcatccagagttctatctggctgagtatgctagttatgtagttgagaagatcctgggatagactggttagggggatgacaattgtgatgtcatctgcatagatgaagaatttgagcttaagtttgtgaaggaggttactgagagaggcgaggtagatattgaacagggtgggggataagggggagccttgtggtacaccgcaggagttcacccagctgtaggagaagttgtcatttttgtgtaccctgtaggatctgtttcgtaggaacccttggaaccagctgagtacccggtctgagattccaatgtgggccaggcattccaggagaatagtgtggtcaactaggtcaaacgcactgcttagatcaaattgtaagatcagggcgctggagccccgactgaagagtatgtgcaggtggtctagtaaggaggcgatgatggtctctgtgctgtggtccgtgcggaagcccgattgattgtcgcttaggatattgaatttatccaggtatgcggagagttctgcttttactgccccttccgcgattttggtgaatagtggtatgttagctattggtctgtaattggaaggtgcgttggaagagtcctttatgctttttatgattggggttattaagatatgtccttgttctggagggaagtttcctgcggatagtagggagttgacccatagtagcatgtttgctttgaagtagatcggagccgttttcatcacatttggggggcaagtatctagtttgcagaaggatttggtgtatttgttataatatttgttgaaggttttccagtcgattgtggtaaattggttccagtttaggtcggatctagacccttggtctggtttagctatgtcgatgtcagggaggatgggaaagagctccagtggattggtcttggtgggtagtgctgatcttagtttttggatcttggagttgaagaaatccgctagggtgttggcggttagtgttgagtcttcctggttgttagtgagtgtttcaatgttgtaaaggttattgacgagtttgaagaggttgctgctgttggatgtgatgtttccaattaagtgtgagtagaattttttccgtttttccttggtaaggtttttgtaggtttttagtttgagtctccaggcagttctgagttcctgggttcctgactttatccatagtctttctgactttctgaggtccctctttaacagtaacagctctgtgtcgaaccatccctcctgatttgtggttctgatgtggcgggtttttgaaggggctatttcatttaaaatgttagTGCTGTCAATGATCCAGGCGGACATGAGTTGATCTATTTCTTCGTCTTGTTTTATGTGGGTGTCATAGCGAGACCAGAATTCCTCTGGGTCTATCTTTCCTCTAGTGGTGTGGGTTGtgatgtttcttgttttgttgtttcttgaatgtttttgttGGCAGCCCAAGGAAAAGTCGCATAgtctgtggtcagaccatagggagtctgtccagttggcTTGTTTCCAGTATATTTTTGGGTCGGTCGGCTCGTTGGAGGAGAATGTGACCAGGTCTAGCTGATGGCCCTTTTGGTgagttttggttggggggggggtttgaagaagCCTAGTTGGGAGGTGAGTGACCAGAAGTCGGCAACTTCTGGTTGGTCCGCTTGCTCAAGGTGGATGTTGATGTCTCCGCATAGAAGGTTGTAAGGACTTGTTAGATAATTAGTTAATAAGGAGTCAGCGAGGTCCTCTTTGGCTAGGGACCATTTTTGGGGTGGGATGTAGAATAGAGTGATAGTTAGTGAGGAGGCAaggtctatgtgcatgcactgctttcaatgcatattcattagggaaatcctgaaaacccgactggattgcggccctcaaggaaggactttgagatccctgctataaatCTATCTGATGCTTATTCCTTGTAATCCTTCAGCAAGGGTTAACAGCAAGGCTGCCAACTGAATCCAGATTCACAAGGCAGGGTTGAATCAGGCCTGTATTTAGCCTGTTGCATGCAGGGATCTGTAGTTCTGATCCCTCCCCCTGCACATGCcttaagaaaagcaagactacaagtcccaaCATGCactggggtaaacccaggactggatcaactctGCCCagcgaatctggatccagttggcagccttagtTGAAAAGCACTGGTTCACACAGAATTTCCaggatttttggaaaaaaacaaacaaaccctcagGATGTACTCTGGCATttacagcactgatttcaatgtgtAGAATCATCAGTAACTAACTATAAACAGCACCCACTGCTTCCACTTCTTACTTCAAAACCAGGAGGGGAACTGGGTAAGTTGGCATCACAGGGAGAGAAGCAGAGCTGCCAGTTCCACAAAGGAGACTCTTGGTCATTACTCATATTCCAGTCCAGTATTTCTACTCCACTTGAACTTGGGAAGTGAATCTCTGCTCTTTGTATTCTGACTCCATTTCTCCTCTTTCCCAGAATTCTATAGAGTTTTTGCTGTTCAGTCTTTGGTCATCTCTGTTGCTATTAGGAAATGTGCATGTTTTTGGACAATAATAAAGGAGATGCATTTCTGTTGTTTACTCAGGATTATACCGAATGTGTTCTGCTCATTCTTgaatttttctgattgttttggAAATGCACATCAAAGGAGAAAAGCATTTCTAGATCGGTCTTGTAAATGTATCCCCCAGCCACTGGTAAGCTGGTATGTGCAATCCTCAGATGGTCACCgattaagaacataatagccttagtgagtcagaccaacggtccatcaaggtCCAGTGGGCAATCTAGgttattagtacctggccaaaacccaaagattgacacggggacaaattttttcccatcccagcaaattttcctgtccctgccccattcctgaaagctttGTCTTCATCTAcacaaggctcaaacactttaaaatcataagtgttcgaggcttgtgtggttaaggcaaagcttacaagaatggggcagggacaaaacttgcagggagaggatggggaaattgagttcctgtggggagaGGGAAAAATTTAAGGGGTGCCATTTTTAGGTCTAGGTCAGAGTTCATGAACCAGGTTTCTGGAAGGTACTTTGGTGTATGGATGCTGGCCTTGGGACCTTTGCTGCAATGGATAGACTGGGAACAGCAGCAAACCCACCTCTTAAAGACCCCGTTTCTTCTGCCCATCAGCGTGTCTTGAAGGGCCTCATACTGGCCTAGAAAAACGCCAGGATACATATCAGCCAAACGGCAACCTTACATGCCTGCATATCCCCCCGGATGATCCCTTCTCCTGGAAACAATACTTCCTCCCTAAACTATGGAACTTACTGCTCACTGGACAGCTgaatggacttcaggaaagcagtaAAAACCACATTCCTGCTATTCTCAATGTGGACTAGAGCCCTAAATGtgaacttagaacataagaacataagaacataagaactgccatctccggatcagaccttcggtccatcaagtccggcgatccgcacacgcggaggccccgccaggtgtacacctggcgtaatttatagtccaccatatctttatatgcctctcttaaggagatatgcatctagtttgctcttgaagcctaggacggtcgattccgcaataatctcctctgggagggcattccaggtgtcaaccactctctgagtgaagcagaacttcctgacattagtcctgaacctgtccccccttagcttcattccatgtcctctagtccgtgtcaaattggacagtgtaaataatcttctctgctctattttgtcgattcctttcagtattttgaaggtctcgatcatatccccacgcattctccttttctcaagggagaacaatcctagtgttataagtctatcctcatattccagtctctccatacccttcaccagttttgttgctcgtctctgcaccctctccagtagttttatatccttctttaggtagggagaccaatgttggacgcagtattccaagtgtggtctgaccattgccctataaagcggcattataactttctccgatctactcgagattcctttctttatcatgcccaacattctatttgccttctttgccgctgccgcgcattgtgccgacggcttcagggtcctatctatcagtacacccaggtccctttcttgttcactcttccccagagttgcacctgacattgtatactcgtattccttatttttattgcctaaatgcattaccttgcatttctccacattgaacttcatctgccatttctccgcccatgtttctaaccgacacaagtcgctctggagtttctctctatcctcctgcgatctgattgcccggcatagttttgtatcgtctgcaaacttgatgatctcactggatattccttcctccaggtcattgatataaatattaaaaaggatcggcccaagtaccgagccctggggtacaccactagtcactttctcccagtcggagaacttcccatttatgcccactctctgctttcggttttccagccatttgcctatccatctttgtatatctccctctatgccatggctttgtagtttcctgagaagtctttcgtgtggaactttgtcgaacgctttctggaagtccaagtatattatgtccacaggcttcccactatcaatttgctcgtttacggtctcaaaaaattggagtaaattcgtcaaacatgatttccctttcctgaatccatgttgactgggtttcatcaagtcgtgtgcgtccaagtgccggactatgctatccttgatcagtgcttcaaccatcttgccgggaaccgacgtaagactcacaggcctatagttgcccggttcccctctcgatccttttttgaaaattggcgtgacgttcgctatcctccagtcgtccggtatctgtccagttctgattgtcaggtttgcaagtttgtgcaataactctccgatttcaaccttcaattcctttaagactctcgggtgaattccatccggtccaggggatttgtcacttttaagtttgtcgatctgatagtatatctggtctaagtccacttcaactgtggtgaggctgtcctctatttctcctggaaacactttctccgcttcaggtattgttgaggtgtcttccttcgtaaagacagacgcaaagaaggaatttagtttgtctgcgatttgtttatcttccttgatgtacccttttcttccctggtcgtccaggggtcccaatgcctcttttgcaggttttttccctttcacgtatctaaagaagggcttgaagtttttggcctcctgggctattttttcctcataatcctgtttggcatccctcaccgccttgtgacatttcttctgatcatctttatgtttgttccaggcatcggttgtctttatgcatttccattttttgaaagagtccttcttttcttttatggcttccttcacctgtatggtaagccatgccggttctcttttgctctttgttctccgatctttggaaatcctcggaatgtagagatcttgtgcttctgtgatagtatttttcagtagggaccatgcctgatctaccgtttcaagtttgtccaccatcttctctagtcgtttttctaccatggccctcatgcaatcgtatttaccctttttaaagtttaaggtggtggttaaggttttggcatgtttccctttcccgatgtcaagtttaaagttgattacattgtgatcactctttcccagtggaaccacgacttccacttgtgttatcggtcccgttaggccatttaggaccaagtccaaggtggcgttgcctcttgtcggctcttttaccatttgttccaggaagcaatcccctagcacctccaggaacttggcctccttgccgcagttggaggttgctagtttccagtctatccctgggaaattgaagtctcccaatataattacattgcccgtcttgcattcttgtttgatttcctccatcatttctgagtcagtttcctccgcctgtcctgggggacgatagtaaaggccaattttcgtatctgcaccatattgaccaggaattttgatccagagtgactcaagcttctctttcatttctgttgtaaccatttcaacagaatctattccctccttaacatatagagcaatacctccacctttctgccctactcgatctcttctatacagtttgtatccctgtagtactgtgtcccatttgttttcttcattccaccatgtttctgttatgccaatgatatccaatatgtcatgtcttgctattgtctctagttcccccattttgttacctagacttctagcattcgtatacatacatctaaattccctttgtgttacctttttggaccttctactcttggccgtccctatagtttcaaatacggtatcctttactgctcctgtgttatcacccttgtttgctgtgtggtcgtcctctcctgtgtctgagttgtcccttcctgctttttctcccttattggctgtggggtcgtcttctcttgtgtaggagtagtagtccttggcttcttcgtcggggcatcctgctatccgtgccatcgaccggtggtcgactgtcggctttcccctatctttcagtttaaagccttctcgattgccttcttcatgttgcctgccaaaactcgtgctccttctttgttgaggtgtagtccgtcccttctgtagtacttgctttttccccagaatgccgtccagttgcgcacgaagtcgaagccttcttcttcgcaccatcgtctcatccaggcgttgactacttgcaattccccttgtctctttccatccgctcttggtactgggaggatctcagagaaggccaccctcacctccctgatcttcagttgtcttccgagtgagcggagctggcccttcagctcttccctgtcatacttccgcccgctcacatcatttgttcccacgtggataagcacagcggtgtcctctccctctgcgccatctatgatcctggagatcctgttggtcacatccttcactcttgctccaggcagacaggtgacgactctgtcctctcttcctcctgcggtgtggctgtccacatgtcgtataatggagtcgcctacgatgatccccatcttctttattcgggagttccttggggggcgtaggtccacgtccttggagtagggccagtcttcttcctccaatgatactcttgaaattgtttcctgttctttgggtggggggatgtcttcctgtgctctcactattcctcctggtgtgcggttgtctcctacctcgtcttcggtttcttctgtgtttgcatgggtgtcttctctcctcacatgggtttcttgagtacagttttccagccctgggatctctacgtggtgctgatgagcttcctctatgaacatttcta
Protein-coding sequences here:
- the LOC117355693 gene encoding late histone H2B.L4, encoding MSVEPGKKKVKNVGEKKVSKRKGKRRETYSVYIYKVLKQVHPDTGISSKAMSIMNSFVNDVFERIATEASRLAQYNQRATITSREVQTAVRLLLPGELAKHAVSEGTKAVTKYTSSK